From one Triticum urartu cultivar G1812 chromosome 3, Tu2.1, whole genome shotgun sequence genomic stretch:
- the LOC125548670 gene encoding peroxidase 2-like codes for MATKLAALVVLVAFLAGPAACEGTYICFNGWLRLPSILDKLLCPRGSGTRREPVPSPSGSGLSYGYYSTSCPSAEKIVKEAVKKAVDENPGIGAGLVRLFFHDCFVRGCDASVLLNTTNSNNETEREGLPNMNSLRGFEVIDEAKTAIEAACNNTVSCADIVAFAARDASYFLSNGSINIPMPGGRYDGRESFASETDQLPGPFSNVAELNASFAAKGFTLDEMVTLSGAHTIGRARCMFFSSRFSEMNQTYAANLRAECSNNGDTNVNQDSVTSNVLDKQYYQNVIDNKVLFTSDAVLNSTETRTQVIDNADKPGEWERKFEKAMEKMGKIKGDQQGLEIRKVCWRVNNVGQY; via the exons ATGGCGACTAAGCTCGCAGCGCTCGTCGTCTTGGTCGCGTTCCTCGCTGGGCCCGCGGCGTGCGAGGGCACCTACATTTGCTTCAACGGTTGGCTGAGGCTTCCTAGCATCCTGGACAAGCTGCTCTGTCCTCGCGGCTCCGGCACTCGGCGGGAGCCGGTCCCTTCTCCCTCGGGGTCAGGGCTCAGCTACGGCTATTACAGCACCAGCTGCCCTAGTGCGGAGAAGATCGTTAAGGAAGCCGTGAAGAAGGCCGTGGATGAGAACCCCGGCATTGGCGCGGGGCTCGTCCGTCTCTTCTTCCATGATTGCTTCGTTCGG GGGTGCGATGCTTCCGTCCTCCTCAACACGACCAACTCCAATAACGAGACGGAGAGGGAAGGCCTTCCCAACATGAACAGCCTACGAGGGTTCGAGGTGATCGACGAGGCCAAGACGGCGATCGAGGCCGCCTGCAACAATACAGTCTCATGCGCGGACATCGTCGCCTTCGCCGCCCGCGACGCATCCTACTTCCTCAGCAACGGCAGCATCAATATCCCGATGCCAGGCGGCCGCTACGACGGGCGCGAGTCCTTCGCCAGCGAGACCGACCAGCTGCCCGGGCCCTTCTCCAACGTCGCGGAGCTTAACGCGAGCTTCGCAGCCAAGGGGTTCACCCTCGACGAGATGGTCACGCTCTCCGGCGCGCACACCATCGGCCGCGCCCGCTGCATGTTCTTCTCCAGCCGCTTCTCTGAGATGAACCAGACATATGCCGCCAACCTCAGGGCCGAGTGCAGCAACAACGGCGACACCAACGTGAACCAAGACAGTGTGACCTCCAACGTCCTGGATAAGCAGTACTACCAGAACGTGATCGACAACAAAGTGTTGTTCACCTCGGACGCCGTGCTCAACTCGACAGAAACGAGAACGCAGGTGATAGACAACGCGGACAAGCCCGGAGAGTGGGAGAGGAAGTTCGAGAAAGCCATGGAGAAAATGGGGAAAATCAAAGGCGACCAGCAAGGCCTGGAGATCAGGAAGGTATGCTGGAGAGTCAACAACGTTGGCCAGTATTAA